The sequence ACTCAAGTAGCCCGGAGAAGAGCGACAGGTCCCATTTAACTGTTCCTTTCAGCGGAGCGGAAATGATGAGGAGGGAGAATTTTAGTCGTAGTTTTCCTGGCACCAGTGGTAAGCCATCCGTTGAGCCTCACCAAAATCAGAAACCATCCGAAGGCAGTCAAAACTTCAGGCACACTTTACGGGATCTGGTCAGTAGCCGAATAGAGCACGGGGAGaggcaacagcaacagcaacatcagGCGACAGCTCCTCATACCTCTGAATCCAATCAGTTTGCCAACCTGGCTGTCAGTAATGCTGCAGCAACTTGGATGAGGGCAGGACGAGTGCGCAGCTACAGCATCAGTGAAGGAGAAATGCGAGGATTCCAGGCGAATTTACACCCTGATGGAACTCACCTGAAACCTGTTGAGGGTCAAATGGTGCCAGGCGCTTTGGAGAGAGACCAAGCTACAAATGGACATTCTCGTTTGCCTCCAGGCCACCCCCAAATGCCACACGGGCTCCATCACTATCCAGGAGGGTTAGTCTACCAACCTTTCTCGATTGAAGGTGAGCCGAAGCATCTCAGATACTACAATCAGGGTCCGAGGATGGCCAGTCAGAATTCTGTTGATGGTCTACCACACCCGGCTAGAGTGAGGCTGGAAGAGAATGGGCAACACCCGATTCAAAATCAACCGATGGAAGAGTCTTTCTTGTACAAGTTCCTTCGCAACAATGGTGGTCGAAAGCACAGACGCAACTCTGTGAGTATGGGCAGTGAAGGCCCAGCTGCAGCTCTAATGTCCCCACATGGTGCTCCCCCTCGTGGGTTCATCCCCCATCCTGAAGGAGTAGAGCCGATTGGATTTGATAGACATAGAGGATTGCCTTGGCCACCACCCCGTCATCATCACCCTGACCATCCCTTCCCACAACAGTCACCTTTCCCCTCTCACATGGCACCTTATCAAATGGGTTGGAAAGACAAGCTTGATGCCAGCCAGGTCTCGCCCAATACATCAGTAAATGGTGagcaaagaccaggggtggaaTATGGCAGCGTGCCAGAGAGAGAACCGTCTGGGAGAGGTGACTCAGGCGGTGTTCCAAATGGGGTCGTAGTTATTGATGGAAAGGTTATTCGGGCAAAGCAGGCTGAAGGAGGTGAATCTAATCAAGACCTGGCGAAGGATATCACCAGGCAGGTCCAACAGGTCATGGGTGGTACACAGCCTCTCTATAATTCAACTGATAGACACATGCCGCCTTGGATGGAAGGCAATGACCGACCAGAGTCACCAGATGATCCCATGGATGGCGATTCTGCAGCACAGAGGCGCAGCCGTAAGTCAACGTTTAACATCTACCGTGAGATTCCTGAACGGAAAAGAAAACTGGACCATGACGAAGAAGAGAAGATTAAACACAGTTACAATGCAGATGGGAGCTTTGACTACTTCTCGCTGACCGGCTGGAAGGCGTACAAGTGTGACCTCTGCAAGAAGCGTCGCTTCAAGACGGCGTCCGAGCTGCAGGAGCATAAACAACGGAAGCACGGTCTAGAGAGAAGCCACAGTAGTCAAGGAAGCTTAAACGGCATTCCTGAGGGTGGTCTAAACCCGTCTATGATGGAAATCAACGAGCCAAATGATTCCCCGGCTTCAGGGTGAAGATACCTATCAGCGAGTAAGATCACTCTGATTGGCTTGTTGTATTTTCGAAAAATCTGCATGGAAGCTGTTATCAGCCTTGCCTGTTGTAACCTATTGAGGAATTGTTGGAGCTCTTTCTGAAGGTGTTGAACCTGCTCCGGGAGGAAGTTGTGGAGAAGTTTTAAGAGCTCACTCTGTCTGATCTTGGGGGGTCTTAAAAGTTGGCAGCGACACTCCATATACATTGGGGTTGTTGCGGTCACCCCCTCAGGATGaggatgttttatttttgtgttgtgTGCTTCAGAGCCGCAACGGTCTAAGTTGGAATGACAGGGTTTATGGTGAAGTGAACATTGGTCGAGTCTTGGTCTTTTGTGAAAATGCAcctgtggtttatttttttgagacTCTGTTTCTTGTGCTTCCTACACAAACAATGCTTTTGTGTTTCTGGTTTCACTTTATAAGTGGACTGTGAATCAATAAGTCTTGGCTTTTTTTATTATTCGGTAGGCTTTGGTTTTTTAGTTTTGAACATTTCGTACAATCTGTCAAATATCTGTGTACTACGATGGATATCTTGGAGACACAAATCTAGTTGCCCTACATAATTTTCTTGGCTGTGCCAGTGCCTAGCCACATTTTTAAGTATGGACATCGAATTCCTGGTTTGGGACAGAGGACATTTTTATGAGGAAGCTAAACTCTACTGACATAACACCCTCACGGAAGATAACAAATGAAGGTTTTGATTACATTAGGTGTGTATTGTTAAATTTTGTTAGACATGCAAGAAACAAGCAAAGTGAGCTGAGGTCACATCATTGGCCACCATGGTTTTATGTTTTCCTTCCCGTTTTGATTTTAAGTTCGAACAGCGTTTTGTTAGACCTTTTCTAACGGTCATTGTTCAGTCTGTACTTGCTTTGGATTAAGTGTCACAGAGGCAACAACACAATGTTTGTTTCTAAGTAGAATATGTGGAGAACTCTGGGCGATCTTGCTTCAAAGACAAGGTTTGCTTGTGGTGAGCCAAGTTACAGGACTGTGTTTTGGAGACTTGCGTTACAAACTTGTAGTTTGCGCAGGGGTTGAATCTTGGTGTTGCGACATCAGAGGTTCTGTGAGTTCCACGGTCATGTTTGAGAGGGTTTTTTTTAGCGTCCAATAGTCCAGACACTGAtgttttgtgtctgttttcAACCAAAGCCTGAGTTAATTCGCCTTGTCAAACTTTCTGCATACATGTCCCATGAGATTACTGTCACGACTGCAACATATCTACGTGTTTTGATGTTTCcttttttgagattttgtttttgttttgttgttaggcaagtttttttatttgcGTTGAGGTAAATGGTAAAGAGAGGATGTAGGGGGGTCTAGGTTCCAGACCACCCTAGTAAAGCAAACTATTCAATTTATTTGCACTGTGGTAAAAATAGTGGGGTACCAAGGCTAACCAAGTTATTGTTCATCATACTATCCTGATTGGTGTATATTATTGTACCCTGATTAGAATATCGCTCACCTAATGTGGATAGCAACAAGTATGGTGACAATAACAACTGAACTTCGAAGGATGTTCCTGGGGCTGGATTAAGTTAAACTTCAGATGAAAATTTCACTGTTGAAAACAAGTGCATTTTTGCTTTCAGATTCATCATGAAATGTGTACTTTTTCACAAATCAGGTAATTTTAAACCAACAACCAGAGGTTTGAACCCTGTCTTTAcaaccagggcctaatttcatagaactacttttaagcagacaattttgcgATTAGGAAAATCTAGTgggataccagtcaaagatCGCGCACGTGATAAGGCAGTTTAGCtgataaccttattctagtgagcataattttgttgtgtttagctacTTTCTGTCCTAAAGcaattctatgaaattgggggcCAGGAATATCCGTAGAGAGTtcagatttgttaattttgaGCCCTTGACCCCTTTTTCCAATGAAtaccacattttttttttatttcaatatgaCCAAATCAGAAGactattttgaaaaactgtACAGCAAGCTAAGGAGTAATCAACACACATGAAGTATTTGGCACTTCACCTGTCACTCATGTTACACTTCCAGGTTACTCACATACTGGTgaaatgtttctttatttttcatatttttaggataactcatatatttttttaaattgttgcatAAAAGTACTGCATAAGATCTAGAGTGTATCCCTGCATTAACTGGAGATCTGCAAATGAACATCCCTTCTTTTGACCAATCATATCTTTGTGAAAGGGCCGTTTCGCTGTGCAAGAAACAGTCGAGTTCAATCCATTGTTATGGACATCCAGACAGTTTTGTAGGGGGTTTTGGGGggttttgtaaatgattttatATACACATAATTTGGATTTAAGCAGAGTGTGTAGGGAACGCTGTAGCGGCTGTGTGGTTAGGAGTACGTGCGGTTTTAAACGCATTGACATTCGATTTTCCCACTAATTGTGCTGTGTTTCCACACACGGTACGTGTTGCACTTTTGTCATGTCGGCGGAACAAAGTTTGATACAAACTATTTTTAACCATTTCAAGAATCTATATCcaagttttttgtgtttttttacataGGTAAAATGATTTTTAAAGAAACCGATAAGTGAATTATTAGCTTTAAtcattttcctttcacacattTTTCGATTTTCATTTCATGTTTACACTCAGGATGTGAAACTGAattttatataatatatatatataactgCCTTTGAAATTTATTCATGTAAGTATCGCGCAAGGCTGGGCCTTGCAATTTTCTTACCGATGAAGCAAGTTAAACTGCATTTAAAACATGgagcatgtgtgtgtgtgtgtatgggtGATTCTAACTGCACCTTTGTTGTTGTGCAGAAGGACATGTACAAACGAAAAacttaattttgtaaaaactgtAGTGCTTCCTGCAGCAGTccagacttggttccaagtcatAGACTTATatttaagaactagagggcgcactggcctatatacgcgctctgGCATGCgcccaggcggccattttctaagttgacaaaactggcatctcacagcgtgtgtttttgcagccattttgtaagttgaacaaacagcatcgcgtgagcgttcaataaaaaaacctaaaaCGTGTGTTCCATATTCGATGctcgtgcagaatgacgcgcttgtcatcttgtggTTCTTGGCATTTGTGCATGAAGTATCACtcgtgtgccctctagttcttatataactctatggtccaAGTACACTTCATCTGACGAGCTTCGAACATTTTTCAGGTAATTGTTGACCACTCACAGTCCCGAAATGGAACAAGCCTTCACTCTACAGTCCAGACTCTGGTATCAGTACACTTTATCTAACGAGCCTCCAAAGGGAACGTGACTAGGtacatttttcaatgatttttggggttgaacaaagaattgactagagtgggattcgaaccaacgacctccagattagctctaccaaatgagctatctagccctatattggcggtttTCAGATACTTGTTGACCTTTTTCAGCATgcaatttttaatcaaaatcaGGTCTCAAATTGAACAAGTCTTCACTCTACTGAACTGAAAGACACACAATTCTTGTTAGTCGAACTTCTTTTCGGTCATTTTAAAGTGCTGTtgatagaccatgtgaactttgtttacaataagtgtgaccttgtgcatttTTGGATATTCTGGCCATATCCATGCCATATCCATGATAACATGCCATTTGTTACAATTTGCCTAGGAAGTGTGTAGTAAGAGCAGACTGTGTTAAAACCTTTGTGAGAAAACTGCCCTGAAAGTTCTGATGCTCCGTCTTACTGAAGAGTCTTGGCGATGCCAAGTCTGGTACACTTTGTAgctttttttgtaaactgaaGACATGATGCTTTAAAAATTGTACAAATGCCTACTGTTTTAAACAGGTTTCCATTCCCAAATGGTCAAGCCTTTATtgcaacattttaaacaaacttaAGTATTGTATCATATTATATAAGAGAGTTGATTTTGTAAACACTTTATACTCGGAAGTGTTGGGCCAGGCGCCtttgtataaaatataaattgttgttcacttgtatttccattttttaagaaatgaaaaaataacCCACTTGTATTGAATGAAAGGTTTGTGAGACCGATCTAATTGTGTATATTTTGTCTTGGGGTATGTCTCCAAAATGGTATTGTGCCATTGTAAGTTGCTCATCAACATCTTTTCACAGTGTGTGTAAGGAGCATATTTTGAGACGAGGCAATTTTATTTGCACATAAACGATGGATCTCCTGTAACTTTATTTAGAACTGTCGTTGTGAGCACCTTTTTCGAATCCAGTGTGTGctgaaaataaaacatgatGATACTCGTcactgtttttaatttttacaggTGCGCGTTTCTTTGAACCGTGTACTTATGGCAGCTGATTTTGAAGTAAAAAAagtaagcaaataaataaattaattgatTTGCATATGTAAGAGATGTCTAAGCTTGTGTTCCTAAGGACCCATCATGTGTATTATGTACGCAATTCTTTAATTGGACCAATAATATACACCTTGCTATCATTTGGATAGCAATCGTGTATCTTTGATTATTTATTAAGTAGCTTGGGTATCTGTGACTGGCCAATGTTATTTTGAAGACCCAATTTCAGTCACATGGTTCATGTGAAGCTGTTGCAGAGTTATGTATGAGAGGGCTAAAGCATGTATAGGcctgatgcccttgaaatgcgcCCAGTAGgaatttacaacttcctcatagggtgcccttgacttaggagaaaatgccttggtgcccttaatgCCCTTTCAAACAAATAAGCATACAGTCCTGCCTATACATAATTTTGAATCAGTGTATGgctcaaaaatacaaggctttgCCCATCTGGAGGTTTCTCCACAAAAGCATGCCCGAACCATAGTGACGTAGCAATTCTATAGTTTGTCAGGGGTGTCCAATTTGTGGGTGTTCatattgttaataattatttgacctCCTCTCTAAACTGAACAGTATACGCAAATATATTTGCACAgggcaaaaaacaaaacattacattgtaaaatctaaattgcaaatttctcttAGCAAAGTATTTTCTATCCTTGAAGTATACTGACATGATTTAGACGAAGAGTTATCAATCACCCTTCTTTAGGTTGGACAATACCTAGTTTTCATCTTTATTTTCAGCCAATTAGAAGTACACAATTAGTTACTTTAGGTTGTACTTGCTATctgcaacatttattttgacaaCATAACACTGCTTCCAGCAGTCTCAAAATTGTTGTTAGttcagaagaaaacaaagaatgaCAAGAGAAAAAAGGGTTTTACAATTTTGTCAGGGTCATGTCACACCAGGCAACTGGTATACAACCAGTcccaggcaatctccaaaagAGAAGGCTAAACATTCATATTTTCAATGCTCACATGATTTGTAACCCTTGTTGACGGAGTGGTTAAGAACGCTggactcaatttcatagagttgcttaagcagaaaaagtagctaagcacaacaaaactgtgcttatcagaatgaggttaccagttaaactaccatgtcacgtgtaTAATTTGTAGCTGGTATCCTgttaatttctgcttagcagatatttGTTTAGCAATACatgtacttaagcagctctatgatattcgGCCCTGGTTTCACTggtcagcagagtatgggttcaagtcccaatcTTGGCATTCGGTCACGATACCTGACCTTAGTTCCTTTGACCTTGTGAGGAAAATTACAATTCAAGTGCCTCCGAAGAGTTCCTTTTTGCCTGCtgtaaattttgttgcttcTAAATTGCCTGCGAAAATTACCTGGTGTGACAAGACCCTAGAAGTAAAGTCCACAATTATGTGACTATTTTATATTCATAAGACAGCCATTTTTTTTGTTGGAGTATGCATTCTCATTGTGTTAACACCTCCATGATGGCTCTTGGGTTCAGCAATGTTGAAGAAAGGTTTTGAGGGAAATCTGAAGAAAGGTTTTGAGGGAGATTTTAAGCAcctgggatgggggggggggtcatcccCTGGTCACCATCTTGATTTGCTTCATTCAGCATTGTTCGGTGTCATAATAATGCTTTGTAGAGGTAGCGTCCAACTTGTTTTATTATACCCATACAATGTATGAGTTGTTCTTGGCTGCCTGTTAAGCTGGTTAATAAGCTTCTTTTTAGTAAATAAATAGCAAAGCTTCATCTTATTCGATGAAGCTTCCCTGTGATAAAATGGACTGGTCCTGTCTTTATAGGATAAACACAGACACTGGTCTTACACGCccaaatgatttcattggacgcaaagatgtcattgggAATCGTGCAGTGGCGTAAGGATTTCTTGtattagggccttgtcacacgaggcaacttttgcaggcaacttggtggcaaccaactgcagtgcttaCTATATGACCACTTTGGTAGATTACAGGTCAATTTTCAAccattgtcttacgatccacaagagAAATAGGTGAACAatcaaatgtgaatgcctttttcttcttggagattgcctggaagtggttgcccgtaaattgcctcgtgtgacatggccctaaggCTACACATGTCTCTATCACAGAGAAAGGCTGAAAGTCATGAGAAATGCCACACGCCCAAAAGTACGAGTAATTTGCAAGAATTGCTACTAAATGTTCATTGAAGGGTCTACTTTATGATGTGATTTGCTTGTAGCTTACTCCCTACTTGCCAAGCTAAGCAAAACCTGTTCAGCATTGCTTTACTTGTTCATTTGCTGCTTAGCATGGACATTGACCCAAGGTACTGATACCACAAGTCAAaagtttaaaagcagtggacactattggttattactcaaaataattgttagcgtaaaaaacttacttggtaacacacaatggagagctgttgatagtatacaacattttgaacaatggctccccctgaagtaacatagtttttgagaaagaagtaatttctcactcaaacagcAAAAAGActtaaggcctgaagccttttatcgggcatctgaaagcacacaaagtcgtGCATCAAGGGATTGTTTCCTtaattcattgttctcttgcaactttgatgacagattgagtcctattattcacaggtttgttattatgttgagttacaccaagtgagatgactgctctttgacaatattgTGACCTCCTTGCATCAGCCAATTATACCCACCTATTGATAAGACATGGTTCTCTTTTGGTAGTGCGTAAGAAATCTCGTTTAACCAAATGGAAATTCCACTCTTGCCTAtaatcaaaaaaatatttcacccTGGCAAAGCGGTATTAACTTTATTAAAGGTTGGAATGAAacaatggtttgtttttttaaatgtcaaactTTCTGATGGCAAACTCATGCATTAGAAGGTGcggtttttatttttgagacaTGTTTACTGAAGTCGATCATGGCAACTACCAAAAGTTGACCATGTCTTGCAACTTTTTCTGCCATTTTGttgaacatttttaatattaaatgcttcataaagctgctcacaacaaattatttgaatctATATTGATAAggaaaatcaaatattttatattttattggtaaagaaaaaacacgagATTTTTATTGTGCTGTGTATTGAGATGACATACTGTATTGTGCACTGTATGATCAATTGGTTATAAAGACTTTTAATTATAAATTAAGAGAAAAATTGTGTGGAGTTGTTTGCCATGTAAGGCACTCAGAATAACAATCTGATTAAAATAGCACATTTTGGACTCCATAAATATGTAAATTGTGTGGATTTATTTATGTCTATTTTGTAGTACTGCAGAGAAGTATATTATTGAGAACTGTCGTGTTTTGTCTGACCTCCAAGAATTTGCCTTCATAAACGGATAATAGGCTTCTAACTACTGGGGTAATTTCGGCGTAGCTCAACAccttgatttcaagtctaagATCGGGACTATCCTTCGTTTTTACTCACGCGCCCTAACTCTCAATAAGACGAAGGGCGCTATATCAGGCAATAATGTATTTGCgatttttatttcatcat comes from Asterias amurensis chromosome 3, ASM3211899v1 and encodes:
- the LOC139934572 gene encoding uncharacterized protein → MEEQAGRSGSGGSSSGGNNNSTDQGSFAEVTVIDSQFQHFSSYIEVIRVFKCRLCTFCSPLEHVIASHMSEVHFPRRCFLCKQCLFVFEDRAQLVSHLDSAHGTKSIAVCFGDNVNGGYSSPPPSLSMMMRTTEGEERIAQQMAEETGVEETSGRVTSSTGNLANLAEGVPISPIPTDCTARSGAPSRKTPPEGGRASEPPAIIIDSRQDQLQSRSSSCHPSSSNQVYSSPDIIDCEAPNSRLEVPSRQQQPPVSLPPNAELRVTIGNTYCQSYIKTEPISPVRSAESHPKPKSRPFLSRSRHDPRSYMRRWSLTENSSPEDAVANANSRMSRSFDIPGSGSGLQNGIEEVEDMNTEKDVRDEGAQKSSHINGEVIRESSSDVPENGEISNKAECNKSAEERGRMIEKSKSMDAVRETRTLLGGSKSYQGGRSVDGRPPRLVRQSVVEESPGNSPLPRVMSQEDSSSPEKSDRSHLTVPFSGAEMMRRENFSRSFPGTSGKPSVEPHQNQKPSEGSQNFRHTLRDLVSSRIEHGERQQQQQHQATAPHTSESNQFANLAVSNAAATWMRAGRVRSYSISEGEMRGFQANLHPDGTHLKPVEGQMVPGALERDQATNGHSRLPPGHPQMPHGLHHYPGGLVYQPFSIEGEPKHLRYYNQGPRMASQNSVDGLPHPARVRLEENGQHPIQNQPMEESFLYKFLRNNGGRKHRRNSVSMGSEGPAAALMSPHGAPPRGFIPHPEGVEPIGFDRHRGLPWPPPRHHHPDHPFPQQSPFPSHMAPYQMGWKDKLDASQVSPNTSVNGEQRPGVEYGSVPEREPSGRGDSGGVPNGVVVIDGKVIRAKQAEGGESNQDLAKDITRQVQQVMGGTQPLYNSTDRHMPPWMEGNDRPESPDDPMDGDSAAQRRSRKSTFNIYREIPERKRKLDHDEEEKIKHSYNADGSFDYFSLTGWKAYKCDLCKKRRFKTASELQEHKQRKHGLERSHSSQGSLNGIPEGGLNPSMMEINEPNDSPASG